In the Verrucomicrobiota bacterium genome, AGGAAGTCCTGCCTGAATTGGAGGAGAAGGGATGTCTTGGTGATCAGTCCTCGTGGCTCCAGATTCGAACCGCTGGCCTTGGTGAATCTACAGTAGAAACCCGGCTTGCACCGATTGTAGAAAGCCGGCCCAACGTTCAGTTTGCTTTTTGCGCCCATGCAGGAATCGTCGACGTCCGTCTTTCTCCTGCGGAGTCAGGAACCGGAACCGCTGCAGTCAACCAGGCTGGGGAGGAGTGCCGTTTGATGCTTGGGGAGAATTTCTTTGGTTTTGGCAACGATTCTCTGGCTAAGATTTTGATCCTCCAGCTCCGCTGCTGGGATCGCACTCTTGCCGTAGCTGAATCCTGCACCGGGGGCCTTCTTTCTGGTTCCTTTACGGACATTCCTGGAGCCTCAAAAGTATTCATCGGTGGTGTTGTTGCTTACACTAATGCGACAAAGGTCCAGCTGTTGGATGTCCCCGAATCGCTTCTCCAACAGCATGGAGCAGTAAGCGGCGAGGCTGCAGTGGCGATGGCGACTGGTGCTGCTGAACGGCTCGGGTCTGATTATGCTTTGTCTGTTACCGGATTTGCGGGTCCGGAAGGGGGTACTGCGGAGAATCCTGTGGGAACGGTTTACGCCGCTCATTTCTCGCCTTCAGGAGTCTGGTCGAAGAGGTTGGTGCTCCCTGGGAATCGGGGGGCTGTCAGAGAAAGGGCGGTGAATGAGACGTTGGATTGGGCTCGTCGAACACTGAATCGTTACAAGGTTCACGACTTTCTTGCCTCTCCCGGAGAGTGACCTTTCTGCGCATTTCCTGCGGGAACCATCACCAACCCCTCAAGGTAGTTACTCTTCCTTCCAGGTTTTCCGTAGGAGCGTTGGGTTGACAGTGAATGCTCGGTCCGTTTTTGTTCTCGGTTTTTCCCGAAAGAACCATGCAACCGACATATCGCCCTTCTAAGATCAAGAGAGCCCGCAAGTTTGGCTTTCGTAAGCGCAACTCGACCCGTTCCGGTCGAAAGATACTTGCAGCACGTAGGCGTAAAGGCCGAGCACGCCTATCTGCGTCTCGCTAGAGATATGCACTTTTCCCGGCAGTGCCGGATTCTGAAAAGTGCGGAATTCGCTCTTGTTCGTCAACATGGTCAGTGGTTGCCCGGTCGTTTCTTTCATTTGCAGGTGATGGAGAGAGAAAACCAATCGTCCGGGAGTCGTCTTGGCCTGGTGGTTTCCCGCAAGGTAGGCTCAGCTGTCGTGCGGAACCGAATCAAGCGCCGTTGTCGCTCTCTCTTTCAAATGCTGAGTCCAGACCTTTTACGATCTTTGGACGTAGTTGTCGTCGCAAAGCGTGATCTCGATCAGGTTTCCTTCTCTGCGCTGGAGAACGATTTTAGAAAGAGACTGAGCCGCTGGATTTTGGTCGCAGACTCCCGGTAATGGACAAAAAGAACGTATTGATTGGGCTCGCCTTCATTTTGGCGGCTTTCGGACTCATGTTCTACCAGTCCTCGCAGATGGAACCTGTTCCGGTTGAGCCTGAAACACCTGTAGAGGAGGCACTGCCCTCGAGTTCTGATACGGACTCAGGAACTGACCTTGGATCTCTAGAGGGAGAAGAAACTGCCCCGGTTGCTGATGGTTCGGGGGAAGAACCGGTCTTCCAGCCGGTGGCACCTGAAGTCGTTGCCGAGGAAGAAGAGACTGCAAGCGTCGAGGAAGTCACGAGGAGTCTGGCAAACGAGTTTATTGATGTTCAGTTCACCTCACGTGGAGGTGGCATCAAGCAAGTCCATTTCCTCCAAACCAAACGAGGTGGGATGGACACGTTTGTGTTTAATGCGGACACTCGTTTGCCTGCCTTGGGCGTAAGCATTCGAGGGCCTGATTCGGAGTATTCGTTCTCTCGGAACTACAGTATTTTAGAGGATGAAACGAACCAAACTCAGATTGTTTTCGAGCGAGAGTTAGTGAGTAACATTTTTGTTAGACGTGTTTTCTCCATTTCTAGCCCTGGCGAGGAGGGGGTAGACCCATACCTTATTCGCCATAAAACGACTTTTATTAACCGGTCTGAACAACCTCTGGAATCGGGAGATGGGGCCTACTTGAATTTGGGAACGGTTTACTCAATTGGGCCGGATACGAGAGGGGAATTTTTGGCTTTCGGCTATTTCGATGGTGAAGACGCAGAGTTTATCAGGAGTCGCAAATTCACGGGAAGTTCCGGTTTTCTTGGAATCGGAGCAAGTGCGCCAGTATCAAGTGTGTCAGAATCCAGAAACGATTTAAATGTAGTCTGGGGTTCGGTGAAGAATCAGTTCTTCGCTTTTGTAGCGACGGTAGGGGAGGGCGTGCGGAGTAATGGATTCTTTGCAACAGGTTCCTCCGTCATCCCGCCGAATCCTCCAGACGCGCCTCCTGCTGATGCGATTCGGGCAAGTTTAGCCTTCCCGCTAGAGCGCATCGAGCCAGGCGAGAGCTTGGATATCGCGATCGACTTCTACGCTGGGCCAAAAGAGTTTCGCCGCCTGACCCAACTTGGTGAGAAGCAGGACGAGGTGATGCAGTTTGGGTTTCTGAGTTTCTTCAGCAAGATTCTTCTCTCCTTCCTGTACGCGATCCACACGGTGGTGCCTAGCTGGGGATGGTCGATCGTCGTGATGACCATCATCATCAAGTTGATCTTCTGGCCATTGACTGCCAAGGCGACCCAATCCCAAAAGCGGATGCAGAAGATTCAGGCTCCGCTTAAGGAGCTTCGCGAGCAGTATAAGGACAACCCGCAGAAGATGCAGAAGGAGACGATGAAGCTCTTTCGCGAGAACAAGGTGAATCCGGCCGCGGGATGTCTGCCGATCCTGATTCAGATGCCGATCTTTATCGGTCTGTTCTGGATGCTAAGGACCGCTTCCGAACTGAGGTATGCCCCGTTTCTTTGGATCGACGACCTGTCCCGACCGGATACGGTAGCAGTCGTTTTTGGTCTGCCGATCAACATCCTCCCGTTGATCATGGGAGTCACCATGTTCTTCCAAATGAGGATGACGCCTGCGATGGCGAATGCTGACCCTCTTCAGCAAAAGATCTTCAAGTTCCTCCCTTTCGTTTTTCTGGTCATCCTCTACAATTTTTCCTCCGGCCTCGTTCTCTATTGGACGGTGCAGAATCTACTCACTATTCTGCAGCAATACATCACGAACAAGCGAAGTGATGTGGCCAATGAACCGGTAGTGATCCCGAGTTCAGCGAAAAAGAAGGCGAAGAAGAGCACCGGAAAGAAGTAAGATCCCTCTGCTCGGTTTGAGGAGGTTCAATTGAGGGACTATCCCCTTGCCCCGAGTCGGGTCAGTTCCATCATGTAATCCATGTCTGGACATAGTAAATGGGCGACCACCAAGCGTCACAAAGCAGCGGTGGACGCAAAACGCGGAAAAATTTTCAGTGTGATTAGCAAAGAGCTGACCCTTTCAGCGCGTGACGGAGGGGGTGACCCCGAGTTCAATCCCCGTCTTCGGACCAATATTGCTAAAGCGAAGGCAGCAAATATGCCGGCCGATAATATCGAACGCGCCATCAAGAAGGGGACAGGAGAACTAGAGGGAGCAACCATTGAAGAGCTCACTTACGAGGGTTACGGTCCGGGGGGGGTTGGCTTGATCGTTGAGGTCACCACAGACAATAAGAATCGGAGTGCTTCTGAGGTGAGGAGCACCTTTACCAAGAACGGCGGTAACTTGGCGGGTTCTGGTGCATTGGCGTATAACTTTCAGAGGAAAGGCCAATTTCTTATCGCAGCTGATGCCACGAATGAAGACCAGCTGATGGAAGTGACGATTGAGGCAGGCGCAGAGGATATCCTGAATAATGGGGATCATTTTGAAGTGCTTTGCGAGATGGGTGAGTTTGATCACGTGGTTCAGGCTCTTGAGAAGGCAGAGATTCCGACAGAGTCTGCCGAGTTGGCCTATCTTCCCCAGACTCCTGTCGAGGTGACCGACTCCGACGTGGCCCGGCAAGTGTTGCGTCTGGTGGACACTTTGGAAGAGTTGGAAGACGTGAAGAACGTTTTTGCCAACTTCGAGATCGCTGATGAACTCTTGGCCGAGCGGTGACCGTTGATCGCTGATTCACTTCCGAATCTCTCTGCTCGAAACCGATTCTCGGAGGATCTTGTTTTGAGCACGAGAGAAGTGTCTCGGTGGTTGCGAAATCGCGGGGCGGTCGGGCATAGGTTTGGTCAATGACTCTCTTCCGTCCGGACCGACCTTTTCAGCCGAAAAAGGTTCGATTTTACTACGGTTGGGTCATCGCTGCTGCCGGAACTGTCGGGGTTATTTGTAGTATTCCCGGTCAGACGATGGGAGTGAGCGTTTTTACCGACTCTTTGATCGAGAATCTGGGAATAAGTCGCACGTGGATTAGTTTCGCGTATTTGATTGGAACGATCTGTAGCGGGTTTCTCGTAGTCCCTGTTGGTTGGCTTCTGGATGCTTCGGGATTCCGCTCAGGTGGAGTCTATGCAGGCTTGGGATTAGGGGTCGCACTTCTCTTTTTGTCTCAGGTGGATCGCATCGCAGAGGGAGTAAAAGAGGTGATCGCTCCAGATTCGGGAGTGGTTATTGGTTTCATTTTTGTGACTGCTGGCTTTTTTCTTCTCCGCTTTTGCGGGCAAGGGGTCATGACACTGGTGTCCCGTGGCATTGTAGCGAAGTGGTTCAATCATTACCGAGGAAGAGTGACTGCGATTACGGGCATTATCGGATCTTTTGCCTTCTCTGTAACTCCATTGTTCTTTGATGGACTGATTATAGAGTTTGGCTGGCGAGTATCCTGGGTAGGATTGGGGATTATCTGTGGATTTGTTTTTGCCGTCTTTGCATGGGTCGTGTTTCGTGACAATCCGGAAGAGTGCGGTCTTGAGATGGATGGTGGGCTTGAGAAAATTCCAGAGTCTAAGGTAAACCCAGACAACCGGGTGGTTAAACAGTATTCTACAGCGGAGGCACTCGGAACCTATGGGTTTTGGATTTACAATTTGGCGTTCTCCTTTCAGGGGCTGTTTATCACAGGTTACACGTTCCACATTCTATCTGTCGCGGATGATTTGGGGTTGGCCCGTGAGGTTGTTTTGGGAGCGTTTTTTCCGGGGGCCGTGATCGGAGTCTTCGTCAGTTTGGGAATCGGATGGTTGATCGATAAGACTCAGCTGAAGTATAGTCTGATTGTTTTTACGATAGGTACTGTCTTCATTCCTTTGGGCCTATTGTTCGCGCCGCATCAGTATTCTTTGATCATCCTGATCGCGGGTTTTGCGATGGGGGGTGGGGCCTTTTCACCTCTGATTGGAACGGTCTGGGCGCGTTTCTATGGTCGTAAATCTCTTGGAGCCATTAGCGGTTTCAATATGTCCTGTCTTGTAATCGGAAGTGCGCTCGGCCCGATAGGGTTTAGTCTTAGCTATGAATTTTTGGGTGGATATCGACCCGCCATCGCAATCTCAGTGGGTTGTGGCGTGTTGCTTTTGGCGGGTGCTTTCTTCGCGGAGAACCCACAGCGGAAGCTCCGAGAAGAAATGAAGGCCACTTGTGAGTGAGTTGCTCCCGCAGCCTTTGGCTACCGCTTTGGAAAAGCGAGGAGCTATTCCATTTTCGCAGTTCTGTCGGATAGCCCTCTATGACGAGAACGATGGTTATTACCAAAAGGAGAAGCTTCGTGTTGGATCAAGTATCGAAGCGGATTTTACCACCAACCTTTCTGTTCAATCTACATTTGTCCCACTGGTTTTTGAATCGGTATGCAGTCTTTTGGGAAGGACGGATGTGTCTGACTATCACTTCATTGAGGTAGGAGCTGAGCCGAACCAATCGTCTTTCAAAGGACTTGCTCCTAATTTTGCCGAGGTCAGTAGCATTGGCGTTTCGGATTCTTTTCCGTCTTTGACGGGCAAGGTTGTGCTGTTTGCGAACGAGTGGCTGGACGCGCAACCGTTTGTCCGGCTTGTTTTTACGAATGGTGAGTGGCGGGAAGTCTTTGTCGAGCGTTTGAAAGAAGGTGGACTTGTCGAGAAGCTCTACCAAGTCCAAAGCAAAGATGGACTTTCCCTAGAAGCTCGCTTGCCGAGAGAAATGCCGGAGGGTTACCGGGTTGATCTGTCGATGGAGGTGGCGGGCGTGTTAGGGGAATACCTCAAGCAACCTTGGGAAGGCCTGTTCCTTACATTTGATTACGGCTCCTCTTGGGAGTCTTTGATTAGACAAATGCCCGATGGGAGTGGAAGGGCCTATCGAAAGCAAAGACTGAGCACCAACCTTTTGGATGATCCTGGTGAGTCGGATTTGACCTGCAATGTGTGCTGGGACGATGTTAAGGAATCGCTCGAGCTAGAGGGATTTACGGTTGACGGGCCGGAGCGCCAGGAGAGTTTTTTCCTCAATCATGCCAGCCAGAGAGTACGGGCGATTATAGAAGGTAAGGACGATCCAGACGGAGGTTCAAAGAGGCGTCTCATGCAGATCCTGCATCCCGCTAACTTCGGTGCCGCCTTTCAGGTTCTTTGGGGCCTGCGATAATGCTGTTTTGGTATAGACCTGGGACAGGCTTTTTTGGAAGGAAGATATAACATCCGCCTTTGCGGCGGATGCTACAGAGATTAGCTGAGAAAGGCTCCTACCCTGTTCGCCTTCAAAAGTGCCTCAAACAGAAACGGAGGGTAGGTCCCAAATTTCATCTGCGTATTGCTGGATCGTGCGGTCGGAAGAAAATTTGCCGACCCGCGCGGTGTTGAGGATGGCCATCTTGGCCCAGAGATCCCGGTCCCGGTAGGCTTGGTCCACTTTGCCCTGCGCTTCAATGTAGGCCTCGTAGTCCGCGCATACGAGGAATGGATCGCCGTCTTGAAGGAGGCTGTCCACTAGTGGCCGGAACGCTCCGAATTCGCCCGGAGTGAATGCATCGGATTGGAGCCAGTTGAGAACAGCCTTCAGCTCCGGGATGCGGTTGTAGTAGTCGTAAGGATTGTAGCCACTTGCGCGCAGAGCTGCTACTTCGTCGACCTTGAGTCCGAAGATAAAGATATTTTCTTCGCCGACCTCTTCTTCGATCTCGACGTTCGCACCATCAAGCGTGCCAATAGTGAGGGCGCCGTTCAGAGCAAACTTCATATTTCCGGTTCCCGAAGCTTCCTTTCCAGCGGTGGAAATCTGTTCGGAGAGATCGGCAGCGGGGATAATCTTCTCTGCAAGGGTTACCCCGTAATTGGGGAGAAAGGCGACTTTGATGCGACCTTCCACTCTCGGATCATGGTTGATCTTCTCCCCGACCTTGTTGATCGCCCGAATGATATTTTTCGCAAGGAAGTAGCCGGGTGCTGCCTTCGCTGCGAAGACAAAAACGCGGGGAACCATATCGTAATCCGGATTGTGTAGAATCCGGTGGTAGAGGGTCAGGATGTGAAGGAGATTCAGGTGTTGGCGCTTATACTCATGGAGACGTTTCACCTGAGCGTCGAAAATCGCCGATGGGTTGACACTGATTTTCAGGTGTTTCTCGATAAACTCCGCGAGCTGTTCCTTTTTCTTCAGTTTGACGTCGAGATAGGCTTTTCGGAACTCGGCCTTCTTGACAAGAGGTTCCAACTTGGTGAGGGCATCCAAATTCGCCGTCCAATCGCTGCCCACTTCTTTGGTGACGAGTTTGGACAGTTCCGGATTACACGCGAGAAGCCACCTTCGAGGTGTGATTCCGTTTGTCTTGTTTTGAAATTTTCCAGGATACAACTGGTCAAAATCGTAGAAAAGGTTGTCTCGCAACAATTGGGTGTGAAGTGCGGCGACCCCGTTGACAGCATGGCTCGCAACAACAGATAGATACGCCATTCGAATCATCTGCGGGTGGCCCTCTTCAATGAGAGAGAGTTGCCTCTTCTTTTCCTCGTCTCCCGGCCACATAGCCTCTACCTCCTCCTTGAGAAACCGCCGGTTGATCTCAAAAATGATTTGGAGGTGACGAGGCAATACGCGTTCGAAAAGGGGAACACTCCATTTTTCCAGCGCTTCCGGGAGAAGGGTGTGGTTCGTGTAGGCGAAGGTCTTTCGCGTTATTGCCCATGCCTCTTCCCACTCTAATTTGTGCTCATCCACTAGGATTCTCATCAGCTCGGCCGTAGCGACAGCTGGGTGAGTGTCATTCAATTGGACGGCGACCTTCTCCGGGAACTTCGACCAATCCGTTTCCTGCTTATAAAACCGCCGGATGAGATCCTGAAGAGAGCAACAGACAAAGAAGTACTGCTGGACGAGGCGCAGCTCTTTCCCGCTCTCGGTCGCATCATTAGGGTAGAGAACCTTAGAGATCGTCTCTCCGATCGCTTTGTCTCGGACAGCCTCTACATAACCTCCTTGATTGAATACCTGAAAATCGAACTCTTCGGAGGCCTTTGATTCCCAAAGTCGGAGGAAGTTCACCGTTTTCGTTCCATAACCGCAGATAGGGATGTCGTAGGGAACTCCGTTAACCGTCCGCGTGTCGGTCCAGATTGGCTCAAAATCCCCTTTCTCGTTCACGCGATTTTCTACCCGACCGTAGAGACGGACCGTTTGGCTGTATTCTGGGCGGATGATCTCCCAAGGGTTACCGAATTTCTCCCAATTGTCTGGTCGTTCGACTTGATGCCCGTTCTCAAACTCCTGCCTAAAGAGTCCATACTCATAATGAATCCCATAGCCCACCGCGGGCAGATCCAGACTGGCCAGAGAGTCGAGAAAGCATGCTGCCAAGCGCCCTAGGCCCCCGTTGCCGAGACCCATATCGTTCTCTTCCGAAGCAAGCTCGTCGAGTTCAAGTCCCAAGTCGCTCAACGCTTCGGACACTTGATCGAAGACGCCTGCGTTGAATATGTTGTTTCGAAATAGGCGTCCCATCAGATACTCGAGACTCAAATAGTAAACCCGCCTGACATTCTGCTTGTTGTGGACCCCCATCGTGTCGATGAAACGGGTGAGAATCTGGTCCTGAACCACCTTAGAGGTGGCGATCCACCAATCCCGCCGCGTCGCGGTGGCTGTGTCTCTTGCCAGAGTTTTTTCAAGGTGCCCAATGATCGCCGCCTTGATATCCTTCGAGGAAGGCAAAGCAGACTCTTGAGAAGGCGCCGTCTCGCCGTCTCGTTTCTTCGACTTTGGTTTATTTGCGCTCTTTTTTGCGACCTTCTTGCTAGTTGCGGGCGTTTTTCCTGACATGATTCGAAATTGGCGTGGTGGTTAAGGTTTTGAAATCGTTCGTATGCTGTAAGCGGGAATCGTTCCCAAGCGCAAACAAATCAGAAGCGAGTGGGACGATAATAATTCTATTGATCGCTAGAATTCCTGAGTCCCGAGCATTGTTTGATCAATGGCGTCAGACGCAGTCTGCCACTCGGGACTGTTTCTGAGCCGAGTTGCCTTTTCCAGGGACTCTCTGGCCTTTGCAGGCTCACCGTTCCTAAGGTAGGCCAGAGCAAGATTGTACCAAGCCCTATCAAAACTCGGATCAAGCCGGGTGGTGATCTGCAGAAGCTGAATTGTCTCCGGTATCCTACCTTCTTCGGCTCGGAGGAGAGCGAGTGAAAACGGAATTTGTGCCTGATCGGGAGCCATCCCATATGCTTTTTCGAGGAGCCGATTGGCTTCGGTGAGATTTCCCAATCGGCTTTGGAGGACAGCCACTTGACGAAGCAATTCTGCGTTACCGGGTTCCAGAGAAATCGCCCGATCAATCCACAGTTGGGCATTTCTGCGATCCCCTTCTCTAATGGCTTCACTTGCGAGAAGAAGGGCGTTCTGCGGACGGTCCGAATTGTATAGCAAATACTCCTCCCATTCTACTGACGCCGATGGATCAGGAATACTCTCTCCACGTGCGACGAATGAACGAGCGGCTGCAATCCGAACGTTGAGGCTCGGATCGTCAAGAATTTGATCAAAGTTGGGACCTGCAGCACCTGACTCGCCGAATGCGTAAGCGGCCTTAGATCGGACCATAGAACTTGGGTCGTTTAGGCTTTCTTCTAGGAAATCCTGCACCTTTGAATCGTTGGAGTACCAGGTCAGGAGCTCTGTATATGCGGCTCGCCACGCGTGGATCGGCTCTTTTCTTGCAATCGAAATTAGGTCATCAGCAATTCCGTCTTCATGGTTCCAAGCCGATTGTAAGACTCTGGCCCTTTCTCTTTGCCGTGAAAGCACTACTTTCTCGGGATACCACTCTTCGACTTTTCTGGCGGCCCAGTCGACGCTTTGATCTTCGTGGCATTTTGAACAGGCATTGGGAATACCCATCTCAATAGTGAGCAGTGGATCTGGCGAGAGAAAGCCATGATCGGCTCGTGGGTCTCGCACCATATAAGGTGTTTTTGGCATATGGCATTCTACACATAGATTTCCAGAGCTTCCTTCGGCGTGATGACTATGGGTGAGTGGTTCAATCAAAGGTGCGCCATCGAGACCGGTATCATGACACCAGGTGCAGGCTGCATTGTTTGTCGTAGGTCGGGTCAACTCCATGGAGTGTGCGTCGTGGCAATCAAGGCAGTCGACCCCCGCATGACCCATGCGACTCATCTCAAAGGATCCGAACACGAAGACCTCGTCTCGTATCTGTCCATCTGCGTAGTAGAGTCCATTCCGCACTGGAAGAGTAAGGTCGTAGTGATCAAAGTAACTGTCGCCGGGCCTGAATTCATTCGCGGTCAGCTCGTCTCGTCGGGAGTGACAAGTTGCGCAGGAAGCTTTCACTTTCACATCGGTGAGTTTTCGAGGCAATTGGCCTCCATTTTCGGTGCTGGCGGTTGCCACATGTGCTTCCAGCCCGGTATGACACTGCATGCAGGAGATGGATTGACGGGTCCATAGGGATTGATACTCACCTGTCTTCGGATTCAGTCCTTTCTCATATTCAGTCATGTGACAAGTTGCGCAATTGGCGTTCCAGTTCATTCCTTGACCGGTCCAGTGTCCCCAGTCTCCCCTCCGTCTTCCTTCACCTGGAAAGACTTCGAACCATTCATTCTCTTTTGGGTCGAATGCGTCAGTGGTGGTTTGCCATTTTCCGCCCGGAAATGGTGCAAGATATTGAATAAGCGGATCGTAGCCGATAACGCCTTCAAGCGGATAAGCACTCCCATTTTGATCTCCAACGACAAGTGTAGGCGTGCCGTCGTTCCACTCGAGACGATGGACTCTACCGGAGTCCGTCACTTCTCTTGCTGGTGTAAATGCGTATTCGTCACGTAGAGTGCTAACCGCGCGGTTTGCTTGGGCATGGTGACTGCGTCTCCATTCTTCAAATTCTGCTGGATGACATTCCTTGCAAGCGTTCTCACCGATGAGCGAGAGACGTTCTGGTCGATGGGTTAAAGGGAACGGGCCGGCTGTTTGCGCCTCGTAGTCACCCTTCTGGCGTGTATCAGACTGCTTGGAGCAAGCACTGAAGATAAGGACATAGAAAACGGCTAAGGCGAAACGCGTAACAACAAGGATCGTTTTCCGGCTTTGGAACGACGACCCTCCAATGAGTCGACTCAGGGGCATGACAAGCCAGAAAGCCTCAAGTCCAGGCGGTAGTAAAGATTGATTGAAAATTTAGAAGGCCGCTTGATTCTGGATATTAAGTGAGCTTTGCTTTGCTGCGAAAGATGCTCTGCTGCCTGTGGGAGACGCCACAGAATCTTGCTTCTAAGGAATGGCTTTTACGGAAAGACCGTCTCGATTTCGCTGGCCAGAACCCAGCCTCGATCACCATCTCTAGTCTGAACCTGATAAAAGTCTCCGTAGCCCTCTTTGACAGCTACAGTAGAGCCGGGAGGGATCCTTTCTTCTAAGGGACTAGACGCCGTTGGAGCTACGCGGAGGTGGGTTTCTGAATCGATGACGATCGCTCGCTCACTCATCTTGAACCAGATGTATTGGCTCCAAACCGAGAAACCCAGGAAGACCAGAGACAGAAGAAGAACAGTATTTCGCCAAATCTTGGGCAGGCGAGTGGGTCTGGATAGAAGGACAACTGCGATTATCGTCCAGAAAGCAAC is a window encoding:
- a CDS encoding cytochrome c3 family protein; translated protein: MPLSRLIGGSSFQSRKTILVVTRFALAVFYVLIFSACSKQSDTRQKGDYEAQTAGPFPLTHRPERLSLIGENACKECHPAEFEEWRRSHHAQANRAVSTLRDEYAFTPAREVTDSGRVHRLEWNDGTPTLVVGDQNGSAYPLEGVIGYDPLIQYLAPFPGGKWQTTTDAFDPKENEWFEVFPGEGRRRGDWGHWTGQGMNWNANCATCHMTEYEKGLNPKTGEYQSLWTRQSISCMQCHTGLEAHVATASTENGGQLPRKLTDVKVKASCATCHSRRDELTANEFRPGDSYFDHYDLTLPVRNGLYYADGQIRDEVFVFGSFEMSRMGHAGVDCLDCHDAHSMELTRPTTNNAACTWCHDTGLDGAPLIEPLTHSHHAEGSSGNLCVECHMPKTPYMVRDPRADHGFLSPDPLLTIEMGIPNACSKCHEDQSVDWAARKVEEWYPEKVVLSRQRERARVLQSAWNHEDGIADDLISIARKEPIHAWRAAYTELLTWYSNDSKVQDFLEESLNDPSSMVRSKAAYAFGESGAAGPNFDQILDDPSLNVRIAAARSFVARGESIPDPSASVEWEEYLLYNSDRPQNALLLASEAIREGDRRNAQLWIDRAISLEPGNAELLRQVAVLQSRLGNLTEANRLLEKAYGMAPDQAQIPFSLALLRAEEGRIPETIQLLQITTRLDPSFDRAWYNLALAYLRNGEPAKARESLEKATRLRNSPEWQTASDAIDQTMLGTQEF